The following proteins come from a genomic window of Larimichthys crocea isolate SSNF chromosome III, L_crocea_2.0, whole genome shotgun sequence:
- the ide gene encoding insulin-degrading enzyme isoform X1: MFKCINRSAQFATYIQSAGGRFCFNQDFRLVSSSPLRMTDPAVNRVVSDIIRSPEDKRVYRGLEFTNGLKAMLISDPTTDKSSAALDVQIGSLSDPANISGLAHFCEHMLFLGTKKYPKENEYSQFLSEHAGSSNAFTSGEHTNYYFDVSHEHLQGALDRFAQFFLCPLFDESCKDREVNAVDSEHEKNLMNDAWRLFQLEKATGNPNHPFSKFGTGNKLTLETRPSKDGIDIRQELLKFHSTYYSSNLMGLCVLGRESLDELTSMVVKLFGEVENKNVPVPEFPEHPFQEEHLRQFYKVVPIKDIRNLYVTFPIPDLQKYYKSNPGHYLGHLIGHEGPGSLLSELKSKGWVNTLVGGQKEGARGFMFFIINVDLTEEGLLHVEDIIFHMFQYIQKLRTEGPQEWVFEECKDLNKVAFRFKDKERPRGYTSKVAGLLHYYPLEEVLAAEYLLEDFRPDLIEMVLDKLRPEHVRVAVVSKSFEGQTDKTEEWYGTQYKQEAITDLTIEKWASADLNGKFKLPMKNEFIPTNFEIYPLEKDSSSVPTLIKDTAMSKVWFKQDDKFFLPKACLNFEFFSPFAYVDPLHCNMAYLYLELLKDSLNEYAYAAELAGLNYDLQNTVYGMYLSVKGYSDKQHILLKKIIEKMATFEIDEKRFDIIKEAYMRSLNNFRAEQPHQHAMYYLRLLMTEVAWTKDELREALDDVTLPRLKAFIPQLLSRLHIEALLHGNITKESALGMIQMVEDKLIEHAHTKPLLPSQLIRYREVQVPDGGWYVYQQRNEVHNNCGIEIYYQTDMQTTHDNMLLELFCQIISEPCFNTLRTKEQLGYIVFSGPRRANGVQGLRFIIQSEKAPHYLESRVEAFLCTMEKSVEEMNEEAFQKHIQALAIRRLDKPKKLSAECAKYWGEIISQQYNFDRDNVEVAYLKTLTKENIMDFYRDRLTVEAPKRHKVSVHVLSREMDSCPIVGEFPAQNDVNLAPAPSLPQPTLVNDMTEFKRSLPLFPLVKPHINFMAAKL, translated from the exons GCTGGTGTCATCCTCGCCACTCAGAATGACTGACCCGGCTGTGAACAGGGTGGTTAGTGACATCATTCGCTCTCCAGAGGATAAACGGGTCTACAGGGGCCTGGAGTTTACCAATGGCCTGAAGGCCATGCTCATCAGTGACCCGACAACAGACAAATCCTCAGCTGCTTTGGATGTCCAAATAG GTTCTTTATCGGACCCGGCGAACATCTCGGGCCTGGCACACTTTTGTGAGCACATGCTGTTCCTGGGAACAAAGAAGTACCCCAAGGAGAATGAGTACAGCCAGTTCCTCAGTGAGCACGCAGGCAGCTCCAATGCCTTCACGAGTGGCGAGCATACCAACTATTACTTTGACGTGTCCCATGAGCACTTGCAAGGAGCACTAGATAG GTTTGCCCAATTCTTCCTGTGCCCACTGTTTGATGAGAGCTGTAAGGACCGGGAGGTGAACGCTGTGGACTCTGAGCATGAAAAGAACCTGATGAATGATGCTTGGAGGCTGTTTCAGTTGGAGAAGGCCACTGGAAACCCTAACCACCCCTTCAGTAAATTTGGAACAG gTAACAAATTGACCCTCGAGACCCGACCGTCTAAAGATGGGATCGACATCCGTCAGGAGCTCCTTAAGTTCCATTCGACATACTACTCCTCCAACCTCatgggactgtgtgtgttagGAAGAG AATCATTAGATGAGTTGACCTCCATGGTGGTTAAGCTATTTGGAGAAGTGGAGAACAAGAACGTGCCTGTCCCAGAATTCCCAGAGCATCCCTTCCAGGAAGAACATCTCAGA CAATTCTACAAAGTGGTTCCCATTAAAGACATCAGGAACCTGTATGTCACTTTTCCCATCCCGGATCTACAGAAGTACTACAAATCTAACCCAGGACATTATCTGGGCCATCTGATTGGTCACGAAGGACCTGGAAGTTTGTTATCCGAGCTAAAATCGAAAG GCTGGGTGAACACACTTGTTGGAGGGCAGAAAGAAGGAGCCAGGGGTTTCATGTTCTTCATCATCAATGTGGACTTGACCGAGGAGGGTCTCT TGCACGTCGAGGACATCATCTTCCACATGTTCCAGTATATCCAGAAACTGCGTACGGAGGGACCTCAGGAGTGGGTGTTTGAGGAGTGCAAG GATTTAAACAAAGTGGCCTTCAGGTTCAAGGACAAGGAGCGACCCCGTGGCTACACTTCCAAAGTGGCTGGTTTATTACAC tacTACCCTCTTGAAGAGGTTCTTGCAGCAGAATACCTTTTGGAGGACTTCAGACCAGATCTGATCGAGATGGTGCTGGATAAGCTGAGACCGGAACATGTCAG agtTGCAGTGGTGTCAAAGTCATTCGAAGGACAAACCGACAAGACAGAAGAGTGGTACGGCACGCAGTACAAACAGGAGGCCATCACCGACTTGACAATCGAG AAATGGGCAAGTGCAGACCTCAACGGCAAGTTCAAATTACCCATGAAAAATGAGTTCATCCCTACCAACTTTGAGATCTACCCTCTTGAGAAAGACTCTTCATCAGTCCCCACTTTAATCAAG GACACTGCTATGAGTAAGGTGTGGTTCAAGCAGGATGACAAGTTCTTCCTGCCCAAGGCATGCCTGAACTTTGAGTTCTTCAG CCCGTTTGCGTATGTGGACCCATTGCATTGTAACATGGCATATTTATACCTGGAGCTCCTCAAGGACTCCCTCAACGAGTATGCATATGCAGCCGAGCTAGCTGGCTTGAACTATGACCTCCAAAATACCGTCTATGGGATGTAT CTGTCTGTGAAAGGTTACAGTGACAAACAGCACATCCTGCTGAAGAAGATCATTGAGAAGATGGCCACCTTCGAGATCGATGAGAAGCGCTTTGACATCATCAAAGAAGCG TACATGAGGTCTTTGAATAACTTCAGAGCTGAGCAGCCGCACCAGCACGCCATGTACTACCTCCGTCTACTAATGACCGAGGTTGCTTGGACCAAAGATGAGCTCAGAGAGGCTCTGGATG ATGTAACTCTCCCACGCCTCAAGGCCTTCATACCTCAGCTATTGTCACGGTTACATATTGAAGCCCTTCTCCATGGCAACATCACCAAGGAG TCTGCTCTTGGCATGATTCAAATGGTGGAGGACAAACTCATTGAGCACGCTCACACAAAGCCCCTCCTCCCGAGTCAGCTGATTCGCTACAGAGAGGTGCAGGTTCCAGACG GTGGCTGGTATGTTTACCAGCAGAGGAACGAGGTGCACAACAACTGCGGCATCGAGATCTACTACCAGACCGACATGCAGACCACCCATGACAACATGCTGCTGGAGCTGTTCTGTCAGATCATCTCCGAGCCCTGCTTCAACACACTGAGAACCAAAGAACAGCTGG GCTACATCGTGTTCAGCGGGCCTCGACGGGCCAACGGCGTCCAAGGCCTGCGCTTCATCATCCAGTCGGAGAAGGCACCCCACTACCTGGAGAGTCGCGTGGAGGCTTTCCTGTGCACCATGGAGAAGTCTGTGGAGGAGATGAACGAAGAAGCCTTCCAGAAACACATCCAGGCTCTGGCCATCCGCCGCCTGGACAAGCCCAAGAAACTGTCCGCCGAGTGCGCCAAGTACTGGGGAGAGATCATCTCTCAGCAGTATAATTTTGACAGAG ATAACGTTGAAGTAGCCTATCTGAAGACCTTgactaaagaaaacatcatgGACTTCTACAGA GATCGGCTGACAGTCGAAGCCCCGAAGAGACACAAGGTGTCCGTGCACGTCCTGTCCAGAGAGATGGACTCCT GTCCAATAGTGGGAGAGTTCCCCGCTCAGAATGATGTCAACCTGGCTCCTGCTCCCTCCCTGCCACAG cccacGTTGGTTAACGACATGACGGAGTTCAAGAGGagcctccctctcttccccctgGTCAAGCCTCACATCAACTTCATGGCTGCCAAACTGTGA
- the ide gene encoding insulin-degrading enzyme isoform X2, whose amino-acid sequence MFKCINRSAQFATYIQSAGGRFCFNQDFRLVSSSPLRMTDPAVNRVVSDIIRSPEDKRVYRGLEFTNGLKAMLISDPTTDKSSAALDVQIGSLSDPANISGLAHFCEHMLFLGTKKYPKENEYSQFLSEHAGSSNAFTSGEHTNYYFDVSHEHLQGALDRFAQFFLCPLFDESCKDREVNAVDSEHEKNLMNDAWRLFQLEKATGNPNHPFSKFGTGNKLTLETRPSKDGIDIRQELLKFHSTYYSSNLMGLCVLGRESLDELTSMVVKLFGEVENKNVPVPEFPEHPFQEEHLRQFYKVVPIKDIRNLYVTFPIPDLQKYYKSNPGHYLGHLIGHEGPGSLLSELKSKGWVNTLVGGQKEGARGFMFFIINVDLTEEGLLHVEDIIFHMFQYIQKLRTEGPQEWVFEECKDLNKVAFRFKDKERPRGYTSKVAGLLHYYPLEEVLAAEYLLEDFRPDLIEMVLDKLRPEHVRVAVVSKSFEGQTDKTEEWYGTQYKQEAITDLTIEKWASADLNGKFKLPMKNEFIPTNFEIYPLEKDSSSVPTLIKDTAMSKVWFKQDDKFFLPKACLNFEFFSRYLYADPLHCNMTYLLLRLLKDDLKEYTYAARLAGLVYGIASGMNAILLSVKGYSDKQHILLKKIIEKMATFEIDEKRFDIIKEAYMRSLNNFRAEQPHQHAMYYLRLLMTEVAWTKDELREALDDVTLPRLKAFIPQLLSRLHIEALLHGNITKESALGMIQMVEDKLIEHAHTKPLLPSQLIRYREVQVPDGGWYVYQQRNEVHNNCGIEIYYQTDMQTTHDNMLLELFCQIISEPCFNTLRTKEQLGYIVFSGPRRANGVQGLRFIIQSEKAPHYLESRVEAFLCTMEKSVEEMNEEAFQKHIQALAIRRLDKPKKLSAECAKYWGEIISQQYNFDRDNVEVAYLKTLTKENIMDFYRDRLTVEAPKRHKVSVHVLSREMDSCPIVGEFPAQNDVNLAPAPSLPQPTLVNDMTEFKRSLPLFPLVKPHINFMAAKL is encoded by the exons GCTGGTGTCATCCTCGCCACTCAGAATGACTGACCCGGCTGTGAACAGGGTGGTTAGTGACATCATTCGCTCTCCAGAGGATAAACGGGTCTACAGGGGCCTGGAGTTTACCAATGGCCTGAAGGCCATGCTCATCAGTGACCCGACAACAGACAAATCCTCAGCTGCTTTGGATGTCCAAATAG GTTCTTTATCGGACCCGGCGAACATCTCGGGCCTGGCACACTTTTGTGAGCACATGCTGTTCCTGGGAACAAAGAAGTACCCCAAGGAGAATGAGTACAGCCAGTTCCTCAGTGAGCACGCAGGCAGCTCCAATGCCTTCACGAGTGGCGAGCATACCAACTATTACTTTGACGTGTCCCATGAGCACTTGCAAGGAGCACTAGATAG GTTTGCCCAATTCTTCCTGTGCCCACTGTTTGATGAGAGCTGTAAGGACCGGGAGGTGAACGCTGTGGACTCTGAGCATGAAAAGAACCTGATGAATGATGCTTGGAGGCTGTTTCAGTTGGAGAAGGCCACTGGAAACCCTAACCACCCCTTCAGTAAATTTGGAACAG gTAACAAATTGACCCTCGAGACCCGACCGTCTAAAGATGGGATCGACATCCGTCAGGAGCTCCTTAAGTTCCATTCGACATACTACTCCTCCAACCTCatgggactgtgtgtgttagGAAGAG AATCATTAGATGAGTTGACCTCCATGGTGGTTAAGCTATTTGGAGAAGTGGAGAACAAGAACGTGCCTGTCCCAGAATTCCCAGAGCATCCCTTCCAGGAAGAACATCTCAGA CAATTCTACAAAGTGGTTCCCATTAAAGACATCAGGAACCTGTATGTCACTTTTCCCATCCCGGATCTACAGAAGTACTACAAATCTAACCCAGGACATTATCTGGGCCATCTGATTGGTCACGAAGGACCTGGAAGTTTGTTATCCGAGCTAAAATCGAAAG GCTGGGTGAACACACTTGTTGGAGGGCAGAAAGAAGGAGCCAGGGGTTTCATGTTCTTCATCATCAATGTGGACTTGACCGAGGAGGGTCTCT TGCACGTCGAGGACATCATCTTCCACATGTTCCAGTATATCCAGAAACTGCGTACGGAGGGACCTCAGGAGTGGGTGTTTGAGGAGTGCAAG GATTTAAACAAAGTGGCCTTCAGGTTCAAGGACAAGGAGCGACCCCGTGGCTACACTTCCAAAGTGGCTGGTTTATTACAC tacTACCCTCTTGAAGAGGTTCTTGCAGCAGAATACCTTTTGGAGGACTTCAGACCAGATCTGATCGAGATGGTGCTGGATAAGCTGAGACCGGAACATGTCAG agtTGCAGTGGTGTCAAAGTCATTCGAAGGACAAACCGACAAGACAGAAGAGTGGTACGGCACGCAGTACAAACAGGAGGCCATCACCGACTTGACAATCGAG AAATGGGCAAGTGCAGACCTCAACGGCAAGTTCAAATTACCCATGAAAAATGAGTTCATCCCTACCAACTTTGAGATCTACCCTCTTGAGAAAGACTCTTCATCAGTCCCCACTTTAATCAAG GACACTGCTATGAGTAAGGTGTGGTTCAAGCAGGATGACAAGTTCTTCCTGCCCAAGGCATGCCTGAACTTTGAGTTCTTCAG TCGCTACCTATACGCAGATCCCCTGCACTGCAACATGACCTACTTGTTACTCAGGTTACTGAAGGATGATTTAAAAGAGTATACATATGCAGCCCGCCTGGCCGGGCTGGTGTATGGCATAGCCTCGGGGATGAATGCCATCCTC CTGTCTGTGAAAGGTTACAGTGACAAACAGCACATCCTGCTGAAGAAGATCATTGAGAAGATGGCCACCTTCGAGATCGATGAGAAGCGCTTTGACATCATCAAAGAAGCG TACATGAGGTCTTTGAATAACTTCAGAGCTGAGCAGCCGCACCAGCACGCCATGTACTACCTCCGTCTACTAATGACCGAGGTTGCTTGGACCAAAGATGAGCTCAGAGAGGCTCTGGATG ATGTAACTCTCCCACGCCTCAAGGCCTTCATACCTCAGCTATTGTCACGGTTACATATTGAAGCCCTTCTCCATGGCAACATCACCAAGGAG TCTGCTCTTGGCATGATTCAAATGGTGGAGGACAAACTCATTGAGCACGCTCACACAAAGCCCCTCCTCCCGAGTCAGCTGATTCGCTACAGAGAGGTGCAGGTTCCAGACG GTGGCTGGTATGTTTACCAGCAGAGGAACGAGGTGCACAACAACTGCGGCATCGAGATCTACTACCAGACCGACATGCAGACCACCCATGACAACATGCTGCTGGAGCTGTTCTGTCAGATCATCTCCGAGCCCTGCTTCAACACACTGAGAACCAAAGAACAGCTGG GCTACATCGTGTTCAGCGGGCCTCGACGGGCCAACGGCGTCCAAGGCCTGCGCTTCATCATCCAGTCGGAGAAGGCACCCCACTACCTGGAGAGTCGCGTGGAGGCTTTCCTGTGCACCATGGAGAAGTCTGTGGAGGAGATGAACGAAGAAGCCTTCCAGAAACACATCCAGGCTCTGGCCATCCGCCGCCTGGACAAGCCCAAGAAACTGTCCGCCGAGTGCGCCAAGTACTGGGGAGAGATCATCTCTCAGCAGTATAATTTTGACAGAG ATAACGTTGAAGTAGCCTATCTGAAGACCTTgactaaagaaaacatcatgGACTTCTACAGA GATCGGCTGACAGTCGAAGCCCCGAAGAGACACAAGGTGTCCGTGCACGTCCTGTCCAGAGAGATGGACTCCT GTCCAATAGTGGGAGAGTTCCCCGCTCAGAATGATGTCAACCTGGCTCCTGCTCCCTCCCTGCCACAG cccacGTTGGTTAACGACATGACGGAGTTCAAGAGGagcctccctctcttccccctgGTCAAGCCTCACATCAACTTCATGGCTGCCAAACTGTGA
- the ide gene encoding insulin-degrading enzyme isoform X3, which translates to MTDPAVNRVVSDIIRSPEDKRVYRGLEFTNGLKAMLISDPTTDKSSAALDVQIGSLSDPANISGLAHFCEHMLFLGTKKYPKENEYSQFLSEHAGSSNAFTSGEHTNYYFDVSHEHLQGALDRFAQFFLCPLFDESCKDREVNAVDSEHEKNLMNDAWRLFQLEKATGNPNHPFSKFGTGNKLTLETRPSKDGIDIRQELLKFHSTYYSSNLMGLCVLGRESLDELTSMVVKLFGEVENKNVPVPEFPEHPFQEEHLRQFYKVVPIKDIRNLYVTFPIPDLQKYYKSNPGHYLGHLIGHEGPGSLLSELKSKGWVNTLVGGQKEGARGFMFFIINVDLTEEGLLHVEDIIFHMFQYIQKLRTEGPQEWVFEECKDLNKVAFRFKDKERPRGYTSKVAGLLHYYPLEEVLAAEYLLEDFRPDLIEMVLDKLRPEHVRVAVVSKSFEGQTDKTEEWYGTQYKQEAITDLTIEKWASADLNGKFKLPMKNEFIPTNFEIYPLEKDSSSVPTLIKDTAMSKVWFKQDDKFFLPKACLNFEFFSPFAYVDPLHCNMAYLYLELLKDSLNEYAYAAELAGLNYDLQNTVYGMYLSVKGYSDKQHILLKKIIEKMATFEIDEKRFDIIKEAYMRSLNNFRAEQPHQHAMYYLRLLMTEVAWTKDELREALDDVTLPRLKAFIPQLLSRLHIEALLHGNITKESALGMIQMVEDKLIEHAHTKPLLPSQLIRYREVQVPDGGWYVYQQRNEVHNNCGIEIYYQTDMQTTHDNMLLELFCQIISEPCFNTLRTKEQLGYIVFSGPRRANGVQGLRFIIQSEKAPHYLESRVEAFLCTMEKSVEEMNEEAFQKHIQALAIRRLDKPKKLSAECAKYWGEIISQQYNFDRDNVEVAYLKTLTKENIMDFYRDRLTVEAPKRHKVSVHVLSREMDSCPIVGEFPAQNDVNLAPAPSLPQPTLVNDMTEFKRSLPLFPLVKPHINFMAAKL; encoded by the exons ATGACTGACCCGGCTGTGAACAGGGTGGTTAGTGACATCATTCGCTCTCCAGAGGATAAACGGGTCTACAGGGGCCTGGAGTTTACCAATGGCCTGAAGGCCATGCTCATCAGTGACCCGACAACAGACAAATCCTCAGCTGCTTTGGATGTCCAAATAG GTTCTTTATCGGACCCGGCGAACATCTCGGGCCTGGCACACTTTTGTGAGCACATGCTGTTCCTGGGAACAAAGAAGTACCCCAAGGAGAATGAGTACAGCCAGTTCCTCAGTGAGCACGCAGGCAGCTCCAATGCCTTCACGAGTGGCGAGCATACCAACTATTACTTTGACGTGTCCCATGAGCACTTGCAAGGAGCACTAGATAG GTTTGCCCAATTCTTCCTGTGCCCACTGTTTGATGAGAGCTGTAAGGACCGGGAGGTGAACGCTGTGGACTCTGAGCATGAAAAGAACCTGATGAATGATGCTTGGAGGCTGTTTCAGTTGGAGAAGGCCACTGGAAACCCTAACCACCCCTTCAGTAAATTTGGAACAG gTAACAAATTGACCCTCGAGACCCGACCGTCTAAAGATGGGATCGACATCCGTCAGGAGCTCCTTAAGTTCCATTCGACATACTACTCCTCCAACCTCatgggactgtgtgtgttagGAAGAG AATCATTAGATGAGTTGACCTCCATGGTGGTTAAGCTATTTGGAGAAGTGGAGAACAAGAACGTGCCTGTCCCAGAATTCCCAGAGCATCCCTTCCAGGAAGAACATCTCAGA CAATTCTACAAAGTGGTTCCCATTAAAGACATCAGGAACCTGTATGTCACTTTTCCCATCCCGGATCTACAGAAGTACTACAAATCTAACCCAGGACATTATCTGGGCCATCTGATTGGTCACGAAGGACCTGGAAGTTTGTTATCCGAGCTAAAATCGAAAG GCTGGGTGAACACACTTGTTGGAGGGCAGAAAGAAGGAGCCAGGGGTTTCATGTTCTTCATCATCAATGTGGACTTGACCGAGGAGGGTCTCT TGCACGTCGAGGACATCATCTTCCACATGTTCCAGTATATCCAGAAACTGCGTACGGAGGGACCTCAGGAGTGGGTGTTTGAGGAGTGCAAG GATTTAAACAAAGTGGCCTTCAGGTTCAAGGACAAGGAGCGACCCCGTGGCTACACTTCCAAAGTGGCTGGTTTATTACAC tacTACCCTCTTGAAGAGGTTCTTGCAGCAGAATACCTTTTGGAGGACTTCAGACCAGATCTGATCGAGATGGTGCTGGATAAGCTGAGACCGGAACATGTCAG agtTGCAGTGGTGTCAAAGTCATTCGAAGGACAAACCGACAAGACAGAAGAGTGGTACGGCACGCAGTACAAACAGGAGGCCATCACCGACTTGACAATCGAG AAATGGGCAAGTGCAGACCTCAACGGCAAGTTCAAATTACCCATGAAAAATGAGTTCATCCCTACCAACTTTGAGATCTACCCTCTTGAGAAAGACTCTTCATCAGTCCCCACTTTAATCAAG GACACTGCTATGAGTAAGGTGTGGTTCAAGCAGGATGACAAGTTCTTCCTGCCCAAGGCATGCCTGAACTTTGAGTTCTTCAG CCCGTTTGCGTATGTGGACCCATTGCATTGTAACATGGCATATTTATACCTGGAGCTCCTCAAGGACTCCCTCAACGAGTATGCATATGCAGCCGAGCTAGCTGGCTTGAACTATGACCTCCAAAATACCGTCTATGGGATGTAT CTGTCTGTGAAAGGTTACAGTGACAAACAGCACATCCTGCTGAAGAAGATCATTGAGAAGATGGCCACCTTCGAGATCGATGAGAAGCGCTTTGACATCATCAAAGAAGCG TACATGAGGTCTTTGAATAACTTCAGAGCTGAGCAGCCGCACCAGCACGCCATGTACTACCTCCGTCTACTAATGACCGAGGTTGCTTGGACCAAAGATGAGCTCAGAGAGGCTCTGGATG ATGTAACTCTCCCACGCCTCAAGGCCTTCATACCTCAGCTATTGTCACGGTTACATATTGAAGCCCTTCTCCATGGCAACATCACCAAGGAG TCTGCTCTTGGCATGATTCAAATGGTGGAGGACAAACTCATTGAGCACGCTCACACAAAGCCCCTCCTCCCGAGTCAGCTGATTCGCTACAGAGAGGTGCAGGTTCCAGACG GTGGCTGGTATGTTTACCAGCAGAGGAACGAGGTGCACAACAACTGCGGCATCGAGATCTACTACCAGACCGACATGCAGACCACCCATGACAACATGCTGCTGGAGCTGTTCTGTCAGATCATCTCCGAGCCCTGCTTCAACACACTGAGAACCAAAGAACAGCTGG GCTACATCGTGTTCAGCGGGCCTCGACGGGCCAACGGCGTCCAAGGCCTGCGCTTCATCATCCAGTCGGAGAAGGCACCCCACTACCTGGAGAGTCGCGTGGAGGCTTTCCTGTGCACCATGGAGAAGTCTGTGGAGGAGATGAACGAAGAAGCCTTCCAGAAACACATCCAGGCTCTGGCCATCCGCCGCCTGGACAAGCCCAAGAAACTGTCCGCCGAGTGCGCCAAGTACTGGGGAGAGATCATCTCTCAGCAGTATAATTTTGACAGAG ATAACGTTGAAGTAGCCTATCTGAAGACCTTgactaaagaaaacatcatgGACTTCTACAGA GATCGGCTGACAGTCGAAGCCCCGAAGAGACACAAGGTGTCCGTGCACGTCCTGTCCAGAGAGATGGACTCCT GTCCAATAGTGGGAGAGTTCCCCGCTCAGAATGATGTCAACCTGGCTCCTGCTCCCTCCCTGCCACAG cccacGTTGGTTAACGACATGACGGAGTTCAAGAGGagcctccctctcttccccctgGTCAAGCCTCACATCAACTTCATGGCTGCCAAACTGTGA